One segment of Syngnathus scovelli strain Florida chromosome 6, RoL_Ssco_1.2, whole genome shotgun sequence DNA contains the following:
- the skor1b gene encoding SKI family transcriptional corepressor 1 homolog-B isoform X3, whose translation MEPITAGRDSSSSPGSKQELSYPSSNNLKPNQVGETVLYGIPIVSLVIDCQERLCLAQISNTLLKNYSYNEIHNRRVALGITCVQCTPVQLEILRRAGAMPISSRRCGMITKREAERLCKSFLGAHSPPKLPENFAFDVCHECAWGSRGSFIPARYNSSRAKCIKCSYCNMYFSPNKFIFHSHRTPESKYTQPDAANFNSWRRHLKLTDKSSQTDVLHAWEDVKAMFNGGSRKRTLPGCGSDSGSSLKSHGPSHQRQSPEIPAKILTCEDNRVNVGPRSYPVIPVPSKGFGMLQKIPPPLFPHPYGFPAFGLCPKKDDGIVGEQSKAGLPGVLWPGTKDSAYPSFPVFWPAAGALPMPPYSQSPHKPPPEMLPLHRHVEVDISESTDTSKDSLADNDRCSSTQSTRNDDDKSGDEARPLEGTTLAPRKASYVSAFRPVVKDADCIAKLYGSRGAYTRTGYLSPDFLSESSSYRSVSPCVDSEAEADVDVETSKTPEDEDPCRPLSLMCPRSPPGLTHSVSPSDSDCKGAPQEIDQLESQKVGPRVAPQSCDREVQSEHLADAHIAATFSQVYAQERSELQPRRSPYHFRPASYQPAGLITHDENTSKEEPSSTVEEVENKSLLEQSSDENQREQGEDENSARALHAQRGIRTLAKEELQKQLLEQVELRKKLEREFQHLKDNFQDQMKRELSYREEMVQQLHIVREAHDALHHFSCKMLTPRHCTGSCTFKSPLLPP comes from the exons ATGGAACCCATCACAGCGGGCCGCGACTCCAGCTCGTCACCGGGCTCCAAGCAAGAACTTTCCTACCCGTCTTCTAACAACCTCAAGCCCAACCAGGTGGGCGAGACGGTGCTTTACGGAATACCCATCGTGTCCTTGGTCATAGACTGCCAGGAGAGGCTGTGCCTGGCGCAGATCTCCAACACCTTGTTGAAGAACTACAGCTACAATGAGATCCACAACCGACGCGTGGCGCTGGGCATCACCTGCGTGCAGTGCACCCCCGTCCAGCTGGAGATCCTCCGCAGAGCCGGCGCCATGCCCATCTCATCGCGGAGGTGCGGCATGATCACCAAGCGCGAGGCCGAAAGACTGTGCAAGTCGTTTCTGGGGGCTCACTCGCCTCCCAAACTGCCAGAGAATTTCGCCTTCGACGTGTGCCACGAGTGCGCGTGGGGCAGCCGCGGCAGCTTCATTCCGGCCAGGTATAACAGCTCCAGGGCCAAGTGCATCAAGTGTTCCTACTGCAACATGTATTTCTCCCCGAATAAATTTATATTTCATTCGCACCGCACGCCGGAGTCCAAATACACGCAGCCGGATGCGGCCAATTTCAACTCGTGGAGGCGACACCTGAAATTGACCGATAAAAGCAGCCAGACCGATGTCTTGCACGCGTGGGAGGACGTGAAGGCTATGTTCAACGGGGGCAGCCGCAAGAGGACGCTGCCAGGCTGCGGCTCCGATTCCGGCTCGTCACTCAAGTCCCACGGTCCGAGCCACCAGCGGCAGTCCCCCGAGATCCCCGCCAAGATCCTCACTTGCGAGGACAACCGGGTGAATGTGGGCCCGCGCAGCTACCCGGTCATCCCGGTGCCCAGTAAAGGCTTCGGGATGCTGCAGAAGATCCCGCCGCCGCTCTTCCCGCACCCCTACGGCTTCCCGGCGTTCGGCCTCTGCCCGAAAAAAGACGACGGCATCGTGGGCGAGCAAAGCAAGGCGGGCCTCCCCGGGGTGCTGTGGCCTGGTACCAAGGACAGCGCCTACCCGTCCTTCCCCGTCTTCTGGCCCGCGGCGGGCGCCCTCCCCATGCCTCCGTACTCCCAAAGCCCGCACAAACCTCCACCCGAGATGCTACCTCTCCACAGACACGTCGAGGTGGACATTTCCGAGTCCACAGACACGTCCAAAGACAGCTTGGCCGACAACGATCGCTGCTCCAGCACCCAGTCCACGCGGAACGACGACGACAAGTCCGGGGACGAGGCAAGGCCGCTGGAGGGGACCACCCTGGCCCCACGCAAGGCCAGCTACGTGTCCGCCTTCCGGCCTGTGGTTAAAGACGCGGACTGCATCGCCAAGTTGTACGGGAGCAGAGGAGCTTACACCCGAACCGGCTACTTATCGCCGGACTTTTTAAGCGAGAGCTCCAGCTACCGCTCCGTGTCTCCGTGCGTGGACAGCGAGGCTGAGGCGGACGTGGACGTGGAGACCAGTAAAACACCCGAGGACGAGGACCCCTGCAGGCCCCTGTCCTTGATGTGTCCCCGAAGCCCTCCGGGGCTCACCCACAGCGTGTCCCCGAGCGATTCCGACTGCAAGGGGGCACCGCAGGAAATCGATCAGCTCGAGTCCCAGAAAGTGGGGCCACGCGTGGCCCCGCAGTCCTGTGACAGAGAAGTGCAGAGCGAACACTTAGCAGACGCGCACATTGCTGCGACGTTTAGCCAA gTTTACGCACAAGAGAGGAGCGAGTTGCAACCAAGGAGGAGTCCCTATCATTTCAGACCTGCAAGCTATCAACCTGCAGGACTTATAACACATG ATGAGAATACAAGTAAAGAAGAGCCATCGTCCACGGTGGAGGAGGTGGAAAACAAATCTTTATTGGAACAAAGCAGCGACGAAAACCAGCGAGAGCAAGGTGAAG ATGAAAACTCAGCAAGAGCTTTGCACGCGCAAAGAGGCATACGGACTCTTGCAAAAG agGAACTGCAGAAGCAATTATTAGAGCAGGTTGAGCTGA
- the skor1b gene encoding SKI family transcriptional corepressor 1 homolog-B isoform X4: MEPITAGRDSSSSPGSKQELSYPSSNNLKPNQVGETVLYGIPIVSLVIDCQERLCLAQISNTLLKNYSYNEIHNRRVALGITCVQCTPVQLEILRRAGAMPISSRRCGMITKREAERLCKSFLGAHSPPKLPENFAFDVCHECAWGSRGSFIPARYNSSRAKCIKCSYCNMYFSPNKFIFHSHRTPESKYTQPDAANFNSWRRHLKLTDKSSQTDVLHAWEDVKAMFNGGSRKRTLPGCGSDSGSSLKSHGPSHQRQSPEIPAKILTCEDNRVNVGPRSYPVIPVPSKGFGMLQKIPPPLFPHPYGFPAFGLCPKKDDGIVGEQSKAGLPGVLWPGTKDSAYPSFPVFWPAAGALPMPPYSQSPHKPPPEMLPLHRHVEVDISESTDTSKDSLADNDRCSSTQSTRNDDDKSGDEARPLEGTTLAPRKASYVSAFRPVVKDADCIAKLYGSRGAYTRTGYLSPDFLSESSSYRSVSPCVDSEAEADVDVETSKTPEDEDPCRPLSLMCPRSPPGLTHSVSPSDSDCKGAPQEIDQLESQKVGPRVAPQSCDREVQSEHLADAHIAATFSQVYAQERSELQPRRSPYHFRPASYQPAGLITHDENTSKEEPSSTVEEVENKSLLEQSSDENQREQGEDENSARALHAQRGIRTLAKEELQKQLLEQVELRKKLEREFQHLKDNFQDQMKRELSYREEMVQQLHIVRAHDALHHFSCKMLTPRHCTGSCTFKSPLLPP; the protein is encoded by the exons ATGGAACCCATCACAGCGGGCCGCGACTCCAGCTCGTCACCGGGCTCCAAGCAAGAACTTTCCTACCCGTCTTCTAACAACCTCAAGCCCAACCAGGTGGGCGAGACGGTGCTTTACGGAATACCCATCGTGTCCTTGGTCATAGACTGCCAGGAGAGGCTGTGCCTGGCGCAGATCTCCAACACCTTGTTGAAGAACTACAGCTACAATGAGATCCACAACCGACGCGTGGCGCTGGGCATCACCTGCGTGCAGTGCACCCCCGTCCAGCTGGAGATCCTCCGCAGAGCCGGCGCCATGCCCATCTCATCGCGGAGGTGCGGCATGATCACCAAGCGCGAGGCCGAAAGACTGTGCAAGTCGTTTCTGGGGGCTCACTCGCCTCCCAAACTGCCAGAGAATTTCGCCTTCGACGTGTGCCACGAGTGCGCGTGGGGCAGCCGCGGCAGCTTCATTCCGGCCAGGTATAACAGCTCCAGGGCCAAGTGCATCAAGTGTTCCTACTGCAACATGTATTTCTCCCCGAATAAATTTATATTTCATTCGCACCGCACGCCGGAGTCCAAATACACGCAGCCGGATGCGGCCAATTTCAACTCGTGGAGGCGACACCTGAAATTGACCGATAAAAGCAGCCAGACCGATGTCTTGCACGCGTGGGAGGACGTGAAGGCTATGTTCAACGGGGGCAGCCGCAAGAGGACGCTGCCAGGCTGCGGCTCCGATTCCGGCTCGTCACTCAAGTCCCACGGTCCGAGCCACCAGCGGCAGTCCCCCGAGATCCCCGCCAAGATCCTCACTTGCGAGGACAACCGGGTGAATGTGGGCCCGCGCAGCTACCCGGTCATCCCGGTGCCCAGTAAAGGCTTCGGGATGCTGCAGAAGATCCCGCCGCCGCTCTTCCCGCACCCCTACGGCTTCCCGGCGTTCGGCCTCTGCCCGAAAAAAGACGACGGCATCGTGGGCGAGCAAAGCAAGGCGGGCCTCCCCGGGGTGCTGTGGCCTGGTACCAAGGACAGCGCCTACCCGTCCTTCCCCGTCTTCTGGCCCGCGGCGGGCGCCCTCCCCATGCCTCCGTACTCCCAAAGCCCGCACAAACCTCCACCCGAGATGCTACCTCTCCACAGACACGTCGAGGTGGACATTTCCGAGTCCACAGACACGTCCAAAGACAGCTTGGCCGACAACGATCGCTGCTCCAGCACCCAGTCCACGCGGAACGACGACGACAAGTCCGGGGACGAGGCAAGGCCGCTGGAGGGGACCACCCTGGCCCCACGCAAGGCCAGCTACGTGTCCGCCTTCCGGCCTGTGGTTAAAGACGCGGACTGCATCGCCAAGTTGTACGGGAGCAGAGGAGCTTACACCCGAACCGGCTACTTATCGCCGGACTTTTTAAGCGAGAGCTCCAGCTACCGCTCCGTGTCTCCGTGCGTGGACAGCGAGGCTGAGGCGGACGTGGACGTGGAGACCAGTAAAACACCCGAGGACGAGGACCCCTGCAGGCCCCTGTCCTTGATGTGTCCCCGAAGCCCTCCGGGGCTCACCCACAGCGTGTCCCCGAGCGATTCCGACTGCAAGGGGGCACCGCAGGAAATCGATCAGCTCGAGTCCCAGAAAGTGGGGCCACGCGTGGCCCCGCAGTCCTGTGACAGAGAAGTGCAGAGCGAACACTTAGCAGACGCGCACATTGCTGCGACGTTTAGCCAA gTTTACGCACAAGAGAGGAGCGAGTTGCAACCAAGGAGGAGTCCCTATCATTTCAGACCTGCAAGCTATCAACCTGCAGGACTTATAACACATG ATGAGAATACAAGTAAAGAAGAGCCATCGTCCACGGTGGAGGAGGTGGAAAACAAATCTTTATTGGAACAAAGCAGCGACGAAAACCAGCGAGAGCAAGGTGAAG ATGAAAACTCAGCAAGAGCTTTGCACGCGCAAAGAGGCATACGGACTCTTGCAAAAG agGAACTGCAGAAGCAATTATTAGAGCAGGTTGAGCTGA